The genomic interval GCTACACCCGTTTGCTGCTGTCCGTGCGGACCATGCGGACCTCCAGGAGGAGCAGCACTCCGAGGTGGGGCATTTCCCCATGATTGTGGTGCAGACGACGTGGGATACTGGGGACGATATTGTGGGTTGTTGCCTTGCCAACCACCTataaaaaacgaataaataaataaaaagtaataaataaaaaaaaaaacagtaaaaCACTTACCATAAATTTGAGGCCGCGCAGCATAGCCTGGGTAAGGCTGCGAGTCTTTTATGAAGTCGGGATGTCGGCGCGGTTGGGGACTctttaaaagtaaaattttagttatttttgtaaatatatattctgcaAGCTTGAATTTACTTGATCTGGCGGTCTATAGTAGTCCTGCTGATTAGGAGTACTTGGCACATAGCCACTATTTGGGGGTGCTACTGGTGCTCCACTAGCTGGTGGTCCACCCGTTACGGCTTGTGCTGGTGGCTGTGGTCCGCCCGGTGGTGCCTGACTGTAGGGTCGATTTCCATAGGGACCATACTGATTAGCGCCAGCTGGCGGGctgtgtaaaaaaaataacaaatttcattaaaaaaaaaatggcatatgtatttaaaacaatggtaaataaaattaagctGAGTACGGTTGAATTTctgaatataaatgtatgtgtatctgAGTGTAATGAAGATGCATGTATAGGAATTGTTCACTCACGCTTCCCCTTCGGGTCCATAAGGAGGGTACATGTTGCGATTCTGGGGTGGATATTGGCCCTGATTTGGTCCAAAAGGTTGACCAGGCGGACCAGCGGAGTTATACTGATCGCTTGAACCATATTGACCATAAGCTCCTGGTTGTGTTGGATAAGGAGAACctgtaataattataaatatgtgcTTAAATTTATTGTCATCCTACACAGTTACAAGAAACAAGTTATAGTGGCGGTACAGAAAtggacaaaaattaaatactaattatttattgaaatttgacTAATTAAAAAGCAGTTTAAAACACAATACAAAAATCACTGTTTTTTCTTTAGTTTGTTTAATCATATTATtacattattttctttttacctTTTTAAGTACCCTTATGCAACAATTTGAGCCATTTCATAGATTTATAgtgttaattaaatgaatcAGCACAGTCAAACATAAAAACTAAACACTTTTTCTTTCAATAGAGACAAAGAtctaataattataaatattaataattatataaatcaattaaatttaacaaaacacAGTTTACAACAGTTGCTTCAAAAAGTTGCTTTTAAATTGGTAAACAAGACAGATAAGGCATACAATGAAATAAGCAATGTAAAATATTTCTATGCACAAGCAATTATTCTACGACCCACATGCAGACTTAAGCCAATGAAGAgtttaaataatcaaattaaaataatgacacattaaaataatttgtataacaaaagataaaaaagaaaacaagatgAATGTACCTGGCGTTCTAGACACAGGCGTTGGATACCCAGAGCTACCCTGTGGATAAGGTACTCCAGTTCCAGGGCGCGCATGCTGCGTCGACGGCGGCCCATGTTGCTGTGGTGGTGGCGCCGGTGGTtgctgcgacggcgacggcaatTGCGTTGGAATGCCTTGTTGGTGGTGTTGGTTGCCCGATTGTGGCGCTGAGTGCGGTGAATGTGGGGGCGGTGGAGGAGCACCGTGTGACGCACcaccaactgcagcaacagcaacaccaccAGCGGCCACACCGCCAGCAATAGGATCTTCAAAGGGATTGCTCACATTTATGTTATCACCGGCAACAGTGGCAGCTGATTGATTTTGTGTGCCTAAAGCGGCAAGCGGCATTGATGATGATTATGGATTGATGAAGAAATTAATGAATGACACAGTATAAACGTAATAAGATTTGTAGTTGACAGGAAGGTTAAGGTTTGGTTGAGCAATGTCGAAgttgttttgtaattttagTGGTGCGAtgtggtgttgttgttggtggtgtcagatgatttaattttttatttttaataatagtGCGCCCATATTTACgtaaccaacataaaaatgaataaacaaattacacacatgaaattaatattcaaattaaattgtaggcgaacaaaatatatatgcattatcTATTTGCAATACACATATAACAttgaaaacacaaaatattgaAGAGGATAAGTATAATcttacaataataaaataattgttaataatacactcatatatatatacatgtgtaaataaatatatatatatatatgtatatatatatatgaaactctcagattaatttaataaataatattgcttACCTGGATGAGGTGCCTGCGGATTGTTTTGCGACGGTGGTCTTGGCATCTGGCCTGCTGTGGCATAATCTGGTTGTGGTCCAGCAGATGGTGGATATGCACCAGCGCCAGAGTAGCTCGTGTAGCCATCGATTGCCGAATTCGGTGCGCCACCTGGTGGTGCAGGGAAAGAATCCTGCGAGTTTGATGATCCTGTAGAATTTGTTGTTCCAGCGTCCAAATGACCACCACCGATTGGTTTGAATATTTGGGCATTGTAAGAAATAGTGAGAAAAAGTTGGGAGAAACATTATattgatataaaatataaagataaTTAGGAAAAAGGTTCTGCCGCTTGTAGCAGATTAAGTTCATTTGCAAACTATATAGCAGTATACAAGCCTAGCCTATTAAACCTCTAACCATATCATCTGTAAACACTTACCTGGTGATGGCACCGATGCTGCCTTGGTTGTCTTTTTCTTGCTACCGGCTTCCACTTGCTGAATGATGGGTAATGGATCAATGTCGCCGCGATCAAAGTGGCACTCGAATGCCAACAGATTCTTTGTATAGTGTTTCCGAAGTGTATATGCGGCGCTACTGCTAGCGCCAATGCCTAGAAGACCGGCAATATCCTTCCATGTCTTGCTCTTAGTTACCtgtcaacaacaacgaaaatatgcgtatatatttgaaaataacaGAGGTTAGACTATTGAGGTACATcattaataaatatgaaagATACATAAAATACGAGCAATTGAAGCGTTTAACTAATACGCATTCAACAATAATTTTAGAAAATGTGTTAGTAATGAAGATATAAATCAAACTTGAAAGATAattcttcaaaataaaatgttgaacGTAACCTCTTAAGTTTAATGGCGAATAAATGTTGACACTCAGTAgaaagtaaatattaaaaagttcTTTTAAAAGCATGCTGACAAAAAATGCATGCAAAAGTGTGAAAATTATTAGATCTATCATGTTTCTGAGTCATTTAACATAATGATGTAAAAAAGACGGTAAGTACTTTCAGGTCGTACAAACGGAATGAACGGGGTTGGATGTCATGCTACTGAATATTAGGAAATGTATGACCGTTTCTTGATTGTTTCACATTTAAAGAAATCATTTTTTTAAGGGTTAGCTAAATTTTTTACTTTGGTTGGTGGTGTTTGGTGGTTTGATTGATTTGGTTGGTTGAACATTAATTTTGGTTTGTTTGATTTGGTTTTGCTAGTAAATCTAAAAAGAAGTTAGTAAAAGGAGTTACTACGGCACCTTGCATACCTCGACGAATCCGCCACGTtcttttacataaatatataacctATATAAATCGAGTGGCTGTTTTGAAATGGTTGGGCACGCTGTTATTGGTGTACGGCGTTCCTCCATAAAAGCACGCAGTTTATCAAGCCAACCTCGCCTATCAGGATTGTCATCCATCTCATACAACTTGCAAAGCGAGTCTGATTTTTTAGTAGTTGTAATAGTACTACGAAATGGCTCTTGTTGAACAGGAACATGACTGTTAAAAACCTGCTGCAAATAGAAGAGCGGGTcattttgttgaacattttctaatttaaaaaatgcttACCGAACTAGCGGCTGGACGTGGCCAATTCGGGGGCGAATTCATTTCATAATCTTCACCAGTTGGACCAGCGCCTCCATGCATTACAGCTGGATGCGGAGATGTGCTTGGGGGAGCTAAATGACTTTGGTTATATGGATCATGTTTGCGCGACTTTGGTGTGGTACATTGTGGATCTTCGCCTGATGCTGTAACATGACAAAGTCTCAGTTATTCGtcttaacatttatttaaaggtACCCACCAGCTGACGCATTTGAAAGTGTGCTCTGTTGACTAACTTCATCCATTGGTGTACCATCTGGTCCAGTTGTAACAACTGCGGTAACTGCATGCAATGCCGTGGCTGGCGAAGACCCTGATGAACTTATGCCATTGTCTTGAGATATATGCTCAGTGTCACTTCCGGTCTGTGCGCCTAGCATAGCCTGAGGCGGCGTGCTAGTAGGTGGCCCCATACTTTGTGGCGGACCCATATGATGTGGTGGGCCCATAGGCATTGCCGGATGCATGCCGGTCGGCCCATTGCCATATCCCTGCGGCTGTGGACCGGCTGGGTTAGCACCATATCCGCCTTTGTGTTGTAAATGCTGTTTAAGATAATTAAGAGGGCGCGGAGAACCACTGCtttgtggtggtggtggtcCAACTGGTGGCGGTGTGCCCTTGCCTTGCACGTGGTTTCCCATACCAGTGCCCATTTGTCCTGATCCACTCCCAGGTCCAGACTGTTGGGGCGAAGGTGGCACCCACTGATAGGGCGGATACTGCGAATGAGGGCTCCCACTACCGTGATTAGGCATAGATCGAGGGTAACCAGCTTGTGCGCCGGTTGGCATGCTGTTAGCTACCCCAGCGGGCTGGCTAGTTGGAGGAGGTTGTGGCCCAGTTCCATACGCTCCTGACGGATACTGAGGGCGTGGCGGGTAGTTGCCTagtaaaataacaaattttttaaaaacgtTCAAAAGCTACGTTTTATGAATAATACCTTGAGGATATTGTTGTGGAGGATATCCCTGCGCGCCGGGACTCTGTCCCGGCAAGCTCATTTTGTAACTGCCATGTATATGCTGCGGAATTGGATAACCACCTGCAGCCCCttgcggcggtggcggtggtgtAGCCATATTGTTAACATTTTGGTTTGGCGCCGGTGCTGGTGGTGGCGTCTGCTGCGGAGAATTACTCGCTGAAGATGCTGAATTTGaagcctgttgctgctgagaTTGTTGCTGAGATGATGGCCCACCCGATAGACCGTGTGGTGGCAATGGGGGTGGGCCAGAAACCACTGCTGGTTGCTGCATGGGACCGCCACTACTTGACTGATTACTCGCTGGGCGCGAAATCGGATGATTTTGTGCTAAATTAAAGCGAATTCAGTATTGGTTTAACTTACAAGAATCGTCATATACTTACCCACTGCAGGAGACATAGATCTTGAGCCCGATGAGCCGGTAGGCGAGGGTGTTGGCCTCATGACTTGCTGTGGATTAGGTGTACCGGGCGGACCAGAGCCCATACCACTATGTGCACCGCCACTTGAACTATCGTTACTATTTTGCCCAATCAGCTCCTAAATTAAAGACGCAAAtagtgttatatatatattgaatcaGCTTTTCTATTAAATCCTTGAAACATATTAAGAGTAATACAACCATAGTTTAGTCCCATTAGCAGAGCTTAATAAAATACTgcactttttaaaaatttttgtttaaatacgATCTATTCATTTATGCATGTACACCCTGCGAAAACAGTATACATAGttccaaaatattaaaaattaaaaaaatgattcTGAATATTAAACCTCAACGGGCGATTGTAACATTTTGAGAATACAAAAAGCTGAACACAAGTGAGAACAAATaagacatatgtatgtgcatatactagtaaatacatacgtacatatgttTGTCTGCAGACAAAGCCAAATACAGAGGCTTAAGCCGACAGCAATTCGAGTCGCAGAGTAAAACGAACAGCGCGGGATCAACATTGTCGATATAAATGTTGATGAGGGGGGGAAGTGACCGCGACGGCAAAAACACTGTTCGTTTTGGTATCTGAGAAATTAAGTGAACTGAAATGAAATGTACGACGAACTGACGGGCATAGCTACGGGCAAAGTTAaagcgcaaaacaaaaacaacaacagcaatatcAGGCAGAGCAAaagctatgtatatatgtggaACGAATAACGACGAAGCCGACGCAGACTGCAACTTGAAAGCGTGCAGAGGGACGTGGATTGGAGATGTGGCAGTGGTAGTTATGGCGCGCTTTGAGTGAGCCAACGTACGATGACAAAGACGTAGATAAGAAACAGCAACGTGAACACAGGCATACATACTCACACAGACACGTATACCACACACATTCAACGTTaaactataataaaaaaaaaaataataataaaaacagcGCCAGCTATTCGTTTCTTTGCTCGTTTCTCTGTTCATTCGCTTTCGTGCCATACAcatagaaaaaaaagcaagagcGTCGAGTGCTTCAAGTATGGGTGAAAAATGTGTTGGGGGGAATAGAGGCCAAGCATGGAGTATACTTGAGTAGCATAGGCGATGGCTGCGACGTTGATGACGAGAATAGCAAAGCCACCACAGGCAGCGACAGCAGAAggcaaatgtaaaaaaacgATGAACGATGGGGCAACGCTCCTCAAGATGAAGGCGACCCACGTTTTTACGTGTGAGTGGgtttgtacatatgtaaacGCTTGCTGCCGGCATGTAGAAAAATTACTTGGAAAGAAAAACAACCGCTACGGGAACAGCACaatgaaataatatataataaaaatgcgTTTGTGCGGGCATTTGTTATTGTACAGTGTTTGCATTATTGTATAAAgtgtacaaatattaaaaaaaatcttaaagCAAAGATAATGTTTTACGGGGCATGGAATTCAacttaataattaaattgttttaaattattattattattaatacgagaccgaaaaaaataaaggcaATATATTGTATAGTTATACTTGCAATCACACCAAACAAACTGCCGCCAAGCGCAAAAAAAGTTACTGTAAAGCCTTTGAcgaataaaaatttaaaattcatagaaataaaaattccTACATGAAAGGTCGGGGAGATGATTTTTCATgatttaaatatgttattgCAGAATGTAGTTTATTTATCCCAATTTATATACAGACGGTAAGTGAGAATATGtagatacacacatacatacgttcatacatatacatttaagaatgtatattttgaaaatggcTTTGCCTAGTTAAACATAGAAGTTAGTCAGTTtcgtaattaattaaatttttctaaGCAGAAGAAGAGAGCAGCAAAAAATCCTTGACACAACTCAATTGTTAAACACCATTGCTGTAAAGCCCTACCGCATCTGGCGAAAATTCACGTTATTTCTAGGTGTGCGCGCCTTTTTGTATCtgctttttgatttatgtaTTCGCTTGTGTTAACGGGTACCACTTGATGAGTAAAACAAATGGTTAGTAAATGTGAATGAAGATAGGAATTTCGCACGggtaagaaaataaaatgaatatcataattctaaaaaaaaatttgttcgcgttaaagaattttgtataaatgaCTAAAGCATGATAAAGGATATAATACGGGCAGTTtagaaaatgcattaaaaaattattttattgcgTAAATTTAAGTACAAAGCGAAACTATTCAAATATctgatattatttattaatttgaatttttctgTTATAAATTCCTACAATGGCAACACTGAATAAAAGTTAAGGTTTGCACTTAGCACTCTATCAGCTTATTATTATGGCTTCTCCTTGAACACATCTTATAAAAGAAAGTGAATTCCTTAAAGCCTAAACTTCGCGAGTAAATTTACTCGGCGTTGTCAGCACGGAATATAAAAGTGAACAGCccgcaagcaacaacaaccttGGCATTGACccaaatgcatacatatatgaaaacaGCTGCTCTTTGTAAGATCTTgagtgtatttgtattttatctATGTATTTGTGCACACACTACAACAACATAAAGGGAATGAGAAAAAAGTGGTATGAGGCATGTTGACGGCAGCGCAACAGCGACCATTACGGacattttaaatgaatgaatggGGTACTACGCATACATACTGACTCCTCtctaaaaaatatacaaagatTGAGAGTCCGCCAACATAAAAGTTGTTGTCATGGCCTGCACGCTGATAGCGCGATTCAGTTAAGAATGCGTACTTCGATATCGTAAAGTCTAACAAGTGATCTAGTTAGTTATCAATATTTTGGTGAGCCCTATTAACAGGACCATTGTTGTATCTTTATTTAAAAGTAGAAGCTGTTATATGTTTGTACAAAATAATTACCTGGTGTGGCGATGGTGATGCCTGCGAGGGCTGCGGTGATGGACTCGGTGCATGCCCTGGACTGCTGCTAGGTGCCGGGCCCCCACCGCTATGCGGCGCTGGCGGTTGTTGGAGTGGTGCATGATGCGGTGAGGCAGGCGGCAATGGGTGGCCAGGACCAGGACTAGGAGATGAGCTGCCCGGCCATGGTCGGTTAGGTTCGGGATActaaaagtatataaaaatatcgtGATTTTGATCGTACATAAAAtgaaactatttttaatttttccaaCTTTTTATACGTATGTATACGGCATATGTACGTTCAGAGCCGCTAGTGTTTTTTGTCCCAAGTTTTTGGGAATGCgtagctttatttttatagaatatcgatttaaaatgtttcataCCTGGTGCGTTGTGTAGGCAGTTCGATGGTTGGGCCCAGTCGTCGGTAAGCCTGGTGGTGTTGGGTATCTTTGAGGGTACGGCGAATATTGAGAAGTGGGCGGtgtattttgttgctgctgctgttgttgtgagGGTCCAGGTGGTGGCGCTCCGGGCGCTCCAGGAGCGCTAACACCTGTCTGTTGTgtagcttgttgttgctgttgggcctgctgctgctgctgttggggcGAACTTGGATAGGAACCTGAGTTTTGACTGTGAGCTGGCGGATATGGTGATTGACCTCTGGAAGTATTTGtctgtaaattaaaaaaatatattcctgttttattaaatttcgTTGAAACACTCAATGTGAATATCCGTTTATAGGCaatgatttaaatttgtagcacacttttttttatcagTCAGTACTGAATACAAACGGAAAGCAAAACAGCGCCCATCTGgtacatatttttgttgagTGTTGCATAAACTTGCATTAtagtattttaattaatttttcacaACTTATTCGGTAAGCTCTTTTACACACGAAACCAGAGTTTACATTTATGTAAAATGTACGACAGTTATGTATGAATGTTTAAAActgtatatatgaaaatagaatATAAGATTGACAGTTAAAAATGTGCATTTCATATAATGCAATCGCCATAGCGTGCCTGAAtttaaaagcagacaaaaagACGAGGCAAACATGGAAGATTTTGATTCAACCTGATAGTATTACAAGAATCGAGAAATTTGATTCATGAAGGAAAAAGACAAGCGAAGAGACGAATCTATACTTGTAACAGTACAACGATAACCATTCACACCCTCATCGCGCCCATACCTGCGTacttaacaacaataacaataacaataaataacaaatgttgCTGGTAACGCTAAGGCCATAAGCCTAATGTACTAAAAAAGAGGCAAAGTCGTCGTATTATTGCAAATAGCATGGCGAAGTAAAACTTGGGAATAAAGCTGAAGTGCGATTTTGGCAACGAATGCCTTTTGCATTTGTGCGTGCGCTGAAACCGACAACTAGCAACGTTGGTTGGTCAACTAGAGGGTGACAGGAAACATGAATAGATGGTTTTGCTAAATACCGACATCTATTTGCGTTTGGCCCTTTACATATAGTGAATTCAGAAGCAGAGGAGAAATAACCAAAAAGGCAAAACTCATCATCGGTGAAAATCAAATTCAGAAATATATACTGCAGCTAAGGGTCGCAAGCTGTCTTGTTGCTGCCAACACAAAGACATCGAATGCATGAGGGAACGAATGGAATCAAACGAGTGACAGAGCAACGgataaattaagatttgtgTAAAACAGGGACTAGCCATGTTAAAGTCGGTCCGGAGTAAAATTACAATAacagaacgaaacaaaagtaacATGTGAAAGTGATCTAACTGAAATATATGATGAACATGAGCATATAAATATTCGTACggaaactatttaaatttaaaacgcACACCTTTTAAGCTTTCCTATCCACATAGGTGCAAGCCATTGAGTACACCTTCTTTGAGAGATATGAGTGCACAGTTTGCCTCTTTTTTAACTTATgtctaaaaaaatcaattcGTTTACTACCAGTTTTGAAATAAAGGTATATTAGAATATTGGGAGCATGGGTAAATGGCTGTTGTGTGATActtctttgtttttcattcaatgggtttaaattattttcagaCTTATGTGCACATTAATTGAAAAAAGGCATCTATTATGATTACTTgagcattttaattataaaatacaataaattttaCAGAGCTGTTTTCTTTTACGATAACTTGATAACCCGAACACCTTTTTGTATCTTATGAGTAAATGGTATGAAGTAAATGTGTAGATTTGCATACATGTAACAATATAAGAGAAAAGTTCAAATCGTACATGGGTATACTCATAAAccaatatgtaaatatatatgtttgttaaaaaaatgttaaggGAGTATCTGCATAaatcatattttaatattcCTCAAGGTCTATGTCGAATGCTGACAGGTAAAAATCTACCAAATGATAGGCCCATAGCTTATGGGCATACATTTGAACCACGATTTGACATTCTATAAATCGGGAACTTCTGGTAACCAGGATTCTTTCTACTCTAAAATGAAAACTTAGGTTACAGCGTATTAAATGAGTGTTAATGAATGTacttcatttatatatttataattatccGAGGGAGCCCTGTATTcagatataaaaatataaaattccaGTTATCGTGCCACATATTCGCTCATATATATTGCAATATCTAGATTTTTGCAgttgttattttatatatatatttttttatttatgcagcaTTTTGCATTGAAAAAGTGACAGCAGCTTTACCCCAAAAAGATAAAAGactaataaaatacaaatcaaagccgattcaaaaaatgttttaaataaatgaaaatattgtacACAAAATCTAAATAACCAATTatagcacacacaaacagacgtGTAAATATGTCTGAATAGCAAACTAGAGCGTAAATGCAGCCATTCTTCTGCTTGCTTCATCAGGTGGTGGTGGTACCGGCAACTTCACTTGCCAACAACATGCCTTTTAAtgcttttatgtttttgttttccgaCAACTCGTGCTTgttctttttttaagtttgtaCCGCGGATATACGCGAAATTTGTTAAGTGTGTCAAGTGTGTATTTGCAAACCTATAGACGGATTTGGGGAGCCTTTAAAACTTCCTTGATCGACAACGCATCGCGCGTAGTTACTATTTAAGATTGATAAGAACTCAACTTACCGGTGGTGGTGTCCTATACTGTTGCGATGGGCCCAGCTGTGGGCTGTAGGGCCTTGGGGGTGGTGCCCACCCGCCCTGTTGTGCACCGTACGGCTGGTGTTGTGGTGGCGGCGGTCCATGAGTTGGtagtggaggcggtggcccTCCAGGTTGCTGCTGAACAttttgttgatgctgctgttgggctgCGGCAGCCACTGCCGCATTGGCAACTTGCTGGGTATCATAATTATTCGCATAGCGATGCTGGGGTGGTGGCGGCGGATTTGACGATTGTAGTAATGAATTCAGGGTTGGGGTTGGCCCCTGCGGCGGTTGACCGGGTATGTACCGCTGTTGTGGAGGTCGATTCGGGGATCCCCCAGAAccttgcagctgttgttgttggtgcggCGTTTTGCCCCCAGGAGGTGGTTGCTGCGTGGGCGCATGCCCATATCGATAGGGATCTATGTTGGGATCACCTGAGTGATAGCGCGCGTAGGCTGGATGTGCATGGGGATGTTGGACGCCGGGTGGCGGTGGCAAATGTGCCGAACCATATTCATCCTTCACACCAGGTGTATGCTCGGGTGGAAGCGGTAGTGGTCCCTGTTGTGGCGGTGGTCCACCGTGGTGCTGCATGTGTGGTGGAAGAGGCGGCCcctgtggctgctgttgttgttgatgtaaATGGTGATAGTGTGACATAGCTGTTGCTGAGTCGGGAGTTGAACCTGGCAGAGCGCCAGGCGGCGGCCCGCTGTACGGATGCGGTACAGTGCCACCTTGCTGTATAATAGAATCGTTGCCGTTGTTCGGTGTGGGTGGACCCGCGGTTGGTGGTGTAGCGCCACCTGCACTGGCTGCCACAGTTGGGGATGCGCTTGCACCAGTCGCACCGCTACCACTACCTTGTGTTGATGGCGATTTTATTTTGTCATTCATGGCGTCGTCGTTTCGCAAACGATGCTTATTAAATCAAGAAGCTGTGGTTGTTGAAGAATATCCACCAACAACGTTGACGCTGATGACGACTTCCCCGACTGCAGCGGCAAATTTGAGGTTATGTTAGCTGCAAGTTTTAGAAGCAATAATTAGTTTACTTAGCTcaaataatacaatataaataacacCAAGGCTCACGAAATCATAACCATAGGACAATCACAGGCTCAATACATATTTCATTTGGCCGCCAAAGATTTTGTAATTCTACATTCTGTGTATTGAAAAATCAACTACCACTACCACAGCATTCAGACTGTCCGTTTACAAATTGTCGCGCGTTGACAGCCACAAAGCGCTCTCTGGATTCTCTCTTGCGCTCTTTACATTTGGCAACTAAACACGCAAACGCCATCTCACTTGCATGAGAGTGTGGCTCTCACTGTCGCACTTACATGTGCGCGTATGGGATGTGtgtattagttttgtttaataGGGGAagtaaattattaattaattatatttcttttatacgTCGAATAGGAATTATTGgaatattattgaaaaatacaatttttgttttgtacacGTGCAACAAAACATTCAATCAacattaatacattttattaaattgtatCTGATCAATTATTTTACAGAACTATAAATATTGCCACACattgttttaatataaatatttctattgaaatatttaagttatatgaaataagcgctttttaacattttatgattatcatttatattttactgatataaaaacaatcaaaaatatttgtaaatccAAGTGAATTATATAGCAAATTCAAAAGCAACTGCAGACAAAACTGATATTTATTGCACACGAATTTCATACAGATATTCCCATACCTCTTCGGTCAGTTGTGTCGATCA from Drosophila virilis strain 15010-1051.87 chromosome 2, Dvir_AGI_RSII-ME, whole genome shotgun sequence carries:
- the osa gene encoding trithorax group protein osa isoform X2 encodes the protein MNDKIKSPSTQGSGSGATGASASPTVAASAGGATPPTAGPPTPNNGNDSIIQQGGTVPHPYSGPPPGALPGSTPDSATAMSHYHHLHQQQQQPQGPPLPPHMQHHGGPPPQQGPLPLPPEHTPGVKDEYGSAHLPPPPGVQHPHAHPAYARYHSGDPNIDPYRYGHAPTQQPPPGGKTPHQQQQLQGSGGSPNRPPQQRYIPGQPPQGPTPTLNSLLQSSNPPPPPQHRYANNYDTQQVANAAVAAAAQQQHQQNVQQQPGGPPPPLPTHGPPPPQHQPYGAQQGGWAPPPRPYSPQLGPSQQYRTPPPTNTSRGQSPYPPAHSQNSGSYPSSPQQQQQQAQQQQQATQQTGVSAPGAPGAPPPGPSQQQQQQQNTPPTSQYSPYPQRYPTPPGLPTTGPNHRTAYTTHQYPEPNRPWPGSSSPSPGPGHPLPPASPHHAPLQQPPAPHSGGGPAPSSSPGHAPSPSPQPSQASPSPHQELIGQNSNDSSSGGAHSGMGSGPPGTPNPQQVMRPTPSPTGSSGSRSMSPAVAQNHPISRPASNQSSSGGPMQQPAVVSGPPPLPPHGLSGGPSSQQQSQQQQASNSASSASNSPQQTPPPAPAPNQNVNNMATPPPPPQGAAGGYPIPQHIHGSYKMSLPGQSPGAQGYPPQQYPQGNYPPRPQYPSGAYGTGPQPPPTSQPAGVANSMPTGAQAGYPRSMPNHGSGSPHSQYPPYQWVPPSPQQSGPGSGSGQMGTGMGNHVQGKGTPPPVGPPPPQSSGSPRPLNYLKQHLQHKGGYGANPAGPQPQGYGNGPTGMHPAMPMGPPHHMGPPQSMGPPTSTPPQAMLGAQTGSDTEHISQDNGISSSGSSPATALHAVTAVVTTGPDGTPMDEVSQQSTLSNASAASGEDPQCTTPKSRKHDPYNQSHLAPPSTSPHPAVMHGGAGPTGEDYEMNSPPNWPRPAASSVFNSHVPVQQEPFRSTITTTKKSDSLCKLYEMDDNPDRRGWLDKLRAFMEERRTPITACPTISKQPLDLYRLYIYVKERGGFVEVCKVTKSKTWKDIAGLLGIGASSSAAYTLRKHYTKNLLAFECHFDRGDIDPLPIIQQVEAGSKKKTTKAASVPSPGGGHLDAGTTNSTGSSNSQDSFPAPPGGAPNSAIDGYTSYSGAGAYPPSAGPQPDYATAGQMPRPPSQNNPQAPHPGTQNQSAATVAGDNINVSNPFEDPIAGGVAAGGVAVAAVGGASHGAPPPPPHSPHSAPQSGNQHHQQGIPTQLPSPSQQPPAPPPQQHGPPSTQHARPGTGVPYPQGSSGYPTPVSRTPGSPYPTQPGAYGQYGSSDQYNSAGPPGQPFGPNQGQYPPQNRNMYPPYGPEGEAPPAGANQYGPYGNRPYSQAPPGGPQPPAQAVTGGPPASGAPVAPPNSGYVPSTPNQQDYYRPPDQSPQPRRHPDFIKDSQPYPGYAARPQIYGGWQGNNPQYRPQYPTSSAPQSWGNAPPRSAAPPGGPHGPHGQQQTGVAQWEQHRYPPQQPPPPPQQQQQQSYQQSTPPGQQQQQTAPQWAQINAVQAPPQTSISQPGSSLRPPVGVAQQQRMPSGVPVMTPQQQQGQTVTQSPHGGVPTSSMPPVTGGMVKPPFAMPPPSQSGGASPGVPIVGSAPATMIAQKQSPIVGQGMQPTQQQPPHQLSNQQAAYSPQVTGVGAQLVKKELIFPHDSVESTTPVLYRRKRLTKVDVCPVDPWRIFMAMRSGLLTECTWALDVLNVLLFDDSTVQFFGISNLPGLLTLLLEHFQKNLAEMFDERCEEATDEADDDADSGTVVSLKIEEKLQRRQSRCVHSISSYNRRRHYENMDVKRVGRSEDSDDADEGIDLGQVRVQPNPEERSLLLSFTPNYTLVTRKGVPVRIQTADHDIFVDERQKAWDIDTNKVYEQLEPVGSNAWTYGFTEPDPLDGIIDVFKSEIVNIPFARFVRSKYKSKQDVAQKSGKSMRPDDISSVLKQEDTTSSTEDGSLLQQTYNKKRRLVGSICTANSDSKKSKSGEEFAQPTVDAKKEMNIEIMGASLTDSDCRTIDMEIESPQQLRLTNGVTSLPKGFDPKSTVRDDAQVLKRRRDSSYEDECYTRDEASLYLVNDSQDSLARRCIALSNIFRNLTFVPGNETVLAKSTRFLAVLGRLLLLNHDHLRRTPKTRNYDREEDTDFTDSCSSLQGEREWWWEYLITIRENMLVAMANIAGHLELSRYDELIARPLIDGLLHWAVCPSAHGQDPFPSCGPNSALSPQRLALEALCKLCVTDANVDLVIATPPFSRLEKLCAVLTRHLCRNEDQVLREFSVNLLHYLAAADSAMARTVALQSPCISYLVAFIEQAEQTALGVANQHGINYLRENPDSMGTSLDMLRRAAGTLLHLAKHPDNRSLFMQQEQRLLGLVMSHILDQQVALIISRVLYQVSRGTGPLHSVEYRLLQQRQQQQRPIQTPSEKLIAPTATNNVKQEPSLQPDVSADAKPSTAVVMAAVINDDNSNSSQQLPPAATFNDVSNSSTNSNSCGTVSSNQTNSSSLGSSSQPTLNNLVTPSEQQVGKAPSASSSAMSSNNLGHINDSASSSNSTPPSTVTQPTAPPPANTNTTAAVA